A portion of the Ktedonobacterales bacterium genome contains these proteins:
- a CDS encoding GAF domain-containing sensor histidine kinase: MEKRPLPVSNAIELRRRNHELSILTAFASALNRSVELDQTLQTSLSQVAELLGLHTGWVWLINEETGKTYLAASQNLPPALQNNPRRMKGICHCLDTYLEGDLEGAANVNVLTCSRLSGLVDGANGLRYHASIPLYAHEKKLGVLNVASTDWRELSPDDLRLLYTIGDLLSIAIERSRLFARSAQMSVVEERNRLAREIHDTLAQGLTAVSLQLESADALLETHADPERIRKAVHQALKLTRANLEEARRSVLDLRAAPLEGHTLKKALEALTKDVTARGETRVRFEAFGDDRPLPVRIEAGLYRIAQEALTNIARHAEAIEARLRLEITPEQIRLRIGDNGQGFEPSQVPTDRYGLIGMNERARLLGGTLCLESSPGAGTCLEVSIPLK, from the coding sequence ATGGAGAAAAGGCCGCTCCCGGTATCAAATGCCATCGAACTGCGACGGCGTAACCACGAATTATCCATCTTGACCGCCTTCGCCAGCGCACTCAATCGCTCTGTAGAACTCGATCAGACCCTTCAGACCAGTCTCTCCCAGGTCGCAGAACTGCTTGGCCTTCATACTGGCTGGGTCTGGCTCATCAATGAAGAGACCGGCAAAACCTATCTGGCCGCGTCGCAGAACCTTCCGCCAGCCTTGCAGAATAATCCCCGGCGCATGAAAGGCATTTGTCACTGCCTGGATACTTACCTGGAAGGCGACCTGGAAGGCGCAGCCAACGTCAACGTCCTCACCTGTAGTCGTCTTTCGGGACTGGTTGATGGCGCTAACGGCCTGCGCTATCACGCCAGCATCCCATTGTACGCACACGAGAAGAAGCTGGGTGTCCTTAACGTTGCCAGCACCGACTGGCGCGAGCTTTCGCCCGACGATCTGCGCCTGCTCTATACCATCGGTGATCTGCTCAGCATCGCCATCGAACGCTCGCGCCTCTTCGCCCGCAGCGCCCAGATGAGCGTCGTCGAGGAGCGCAACCGGCTTGCCAGAGAGATACACGACACGCTGGCTCAGGGCTTAACCGCCGTCAGCCTGCAACTGGAATCCGCCGATGCCCTGCTGGAGACACACGCCGACCCTGAGCGCATACGCAAGGCCGTCCATCAGGCGTTGAAACTCACGCGCGCAAATCTCGAAGAAGCCCGCCGCTCGGTTCTTGATCTGCGCGCTGCTCCGCTGGAAGGACACACCTTAAAGAAGGCGCTGGAAGCGTTGACAAAAGATGTGACCGCGCGAGGTGAAACCAGGGTGCGCTTCGAGGCGTTTGGCGATGATCGCCCGCTTCCAGTACGCATCGAGGCAGGGCTGTACCGTATCGCCCAGGAAGCCTTGACGAATATCGCCCGGCATGCGGAGGCTATAGAGGCACGTCTGCGGCTGGAGATCACCCCGGAGCAGATTCGGCTGCGTATCGGGGATAATGGGCAGGGCTTCGAGCCATCCCAGGTACCTACAGATCGCTATGGGCTCATCGGTATGAACGAGCGTGCCAGGCTTCTGGGTGGTACGCTATGCCTGGAAAGCAGCCCTGGCGCTGGTACCTGCCTGGAAGTGAGCATTCCGCTCAAATAA
- a CDS encoding YbjQ family protein encodes MQQVQQVPNFDHRLVTTAFELQGFTVMQNLGVVRGIIVRSRSALGNIGASFQQLFGGNITIYTELCEQARRDAYEIMIQHAAALGANAIIGARYDATEITQGVTEVLCYGTAVFVRPNGAPAYAGGPAQASAERMAPPVPPQPGQYPHPNQ; translated from the coding sequence ATGCAGCAGGTACAACAAGTTCCTAACTTCGATCACCGACTCGTAACCACCGCGTTTGAATTACAAGGGTTCACAGTTATGCAGAACCTGGGTGTGGTGCGCGGCATCATCGTCCGTTCTCGCAGTGCTCTTGGCAATATTGGGGCCAGCTTCCAGCAGTTGTTTGGCGGCAACATCACCATCTATACCGAACTCTGCGAGCAGGCGCGGCGCGATGCCTACGAAATTATGATTCAGCACGCGGCAGCATTGGGTGCGAATGCCATTATCGGCGCTCGCTACGACGCCACTGAGATCACCCAGGGCGTCACCGAAGTCCTCTGTTATGGCACTGCCGTCTTCGTCAGGCCAAATGGCGCGCCAGCCTACGCTGGCGGCCCAGCGCAAGCCTCCGCCGAGCGAATGGCTCCGCCGGTCCCGCCACAGCCAGGGCAATACCCTCATCCGAACCAGTAA
- a CDS encoding Ig-like domain-containing protein produces MSLSDALQFRRRVLILAALLGSLAIAGLSSQLAHAAPASSARPFVGCAPCISSLDPAQNGTVTANVSGNVTIKFSAQLLNPFVRFVLTLDGTVIDNAKIQVTSNDPLQPTGQYTAALGAGKHTAMVEVDDTSGSAAAFPGWTFTVQAPPQTPIPTKTPASSSNGNGNNTGSNTGNSASNNSGNSSSVGLLSPKTLSIILFSIAGVGVIVMAFIAGMWYSGRRSFGGRP; encoded by the coding sequence ATGTCTCTCTCAGATGCTTTGCAGTTCCGTAGGCGGGTGCTGATTCTGGCGGCGCTGCTCGGATCGCTTGCCATTGCGGGGCTAAGCAGCCAATTGGCCCATGCCGCGCCTGCATCCTCTGCACGTCCGTTTGTTGGCTGCGCGCCCTGTATCTCTTCGCTGGACCCTGCACAAAATGGAACTGTTACGGCGAACGTCTCTGGTAATGTGACGATCAAGTTTTCGGCGCAATTGCTCAATCCGTTTGTCAGATTTGTGTTGACCCTTGATGGCACAGTGATTGATAACGCGAAGATTCAAGTTACATCGAACGATCCGTTGCAGCCGACAGGACAGTATACGGCTGCGCTTGGTGCGGGGAAGCATACAGCAATGGTGGAGGTTGATGATACGAGTGGGTCGGCGGCTGCCTTTCCTGGCTGGACCTTTACTGTCCAGGCTCCACCTCAAACGCCAATACCAACTAAGACACCTGCCAGTAGCTCGAACGGCAACGGCAATAACACTGGGAGCAACACCGGGAACAGCGCCAGCAATAATTCTGGTAATTCAAGTAGTGTCGGCCTGCTTTCGCCAAAGACCCTCAGCATTATCCTGTTCTCGATTGCAGGCGTGGGGGTAATCGTGATGGCGTTCATTGCTGGGATGTGGTATAGTGGCCGCCGGTCGTTTGGCGGCAGACCTTGA